ATATATTCTTGTGTAGTACCAACTGACGTACTGGTAACTGTTTGCAGTGACATCCAGTGATAAGACATGTTATGAAGCTTTCTTGATTactgtgaagtgaagtgaagtgtaAATTATAGGTTAGTAGCAGTGGCAACGAGCAGCAGCAGCGAGCAGTGGCAACGTAAAACAACATCCAAGATAAGCAGCAGATAAGAAGTTATTTTATTATATGAAGAAGCTAAATGTTTGATGTTGAGTGTAGTGGAAATTATCGTGGTAATGCAATATTTAGTGGAATGACTCTTTCATAATCATCGTTGAACAATATATTCTTGTGTAATACCAACTGACATAGTAACTGTTTGCAGTGACAACCATATGTTATGAAGCTTTCTTGATTactgtgaagtgaagtgaagtgtcAACTATATGATAGTGCAATTAATATTGAAGCGTGCTCCAAGTAGACGGAACGTTTCCTGCATCGCTTTATTAACTTTTAAATGATTTTCGCTTAGTGGATGTATCCTGTTTTTAAAAGCGTCGTGCCAGGAGATATTTAAATCGCAGTGCATCATCCTTTTAACATTGCAGTTTTTGGTGTTAATTTCGTGAACTTTGTGAACTAGTGAAATAAATTGTGTTGCAGTGTTTTGAACTTTTTTGGTGTGCATCATAAGCGGGAGTAGGAGCATCACAACGCTCAATCTTTTTCATCGCAACCTTTTTCAACAATGGTAATCCCCATCAATCAGGAAAACCAGCTAGCAAGGGAGTGTAATGTGTGTGGCAGACAGGGAAGTCATAACCGTAGATGGATTACATGTGGTGAGTGCAGCCAAGATTACCATGCCAGCTGCTGTGGTGTATCAACAGGTGATTTCAACCAAATCAGAAATGGAAAACAGTGGTCTTGTCCAGAGTGTACATCTCCCTGTACCATGTGTGTTGACAACGTAAAATTTGGAGAGGAGGGCCTGGAGTGTGATGCATGCGGGGCATGGACACACTGTGCCTGTGCTGGAATGGATAATGATACTTATGATACCCTCACAAATAAATCTTTCAACTGGTTGTGTCCGCACTGTGAGATAACTTGCTTCACCAACTCGTATTTTTCTTCAACTGAAGGAGAGACTACTGACAATGATGACGACACTGAAGACAATGACAAGGACAACAAGAGTGGGGACAACGACAGAGACAAAACTGACAGGACCAAAAATAAAAGGAAGCCCGCAAGCAAGAAGAACTTATGGAGAGAGATGTTGTTTACTACTCTGAACATAAATTTCCAGAGCATCATGAACAAGCGTGCATGGAATGGGAGGCTATGATTCATGAACTAAAACCGGACTTCATCCATGGGACAGAGACATGGCTAGACTCTTCAATAGAAAATGCTGAATTTCTGCCAGATGGATACGCTTTGCACAGGAGAGATAGATCTAGTGGGACGGATAGACATGGTGGCGTCTTTTTTGCATACAGGAAGGACCTACCAGTCAACCGTAGACAAGAGCTGGAAACAAACAGTGAGATGCTTTGGTGTCAACTTGATATCCAGGGGAGAAGACCTATATTGTTTGGAACATTGTATAAGCCCAAGCATGATGATATAGAAACGGTCGAAGACCTAGCGGTGATGTTAGAAAACATCAACAACCACTCCAAACTCAAGGACGTAGTCATCCAGGGTGACTTAAATCAACCAAACATAGACTGGGTAAACAAGACGGTGATTGTAAACCATCCGGCATCCAAAACAACTGCAGAGAGGCTGCTTCAGACTGTACAAGAGCATGGCTTAGAACAGGTGGTTGACAAACCAACCAGACTCAACAGCATACTTGATTTGGTTCTCACCAACAACTCTTCCTTCATCAAGAATGTGGAAGTCATACCAGGCTTAAGTGATCATGAGGCTGTGCTATCGGTGCTAAATGGATTTGCTCAAGTAAAGAAGAAACCTCCCCACAAGATCTACCTGAAGCGCAAGGCTGATGTGGAGAAGATAAAGCAAGACATGAAGATCTTTGGTGACTCCTTCAGAAATGAAGCCAACCTCACTGTCCAAGAAAAATGGGACATGTTTGATAGTAAGATCAAACAAGTGATGGAGGAGAACGTTCCAACCAAAATGTCATCCAACAGAAGAAATCTTCCTTGGTTTACTAGAACTCACAGAAGAATGAGCAGGAAGAAGGGTAGAATGTACAGTAAAGCCAAAAGAACAGGCGATCAGAAGGACTGGGAAGAATACAAAGAGTTCTGTAGAACCGTCAAAAGAGAGTTGAACCACGCCAAAAGAGAGTACGTTATGGGTAAGCTAACACTTTCTATGGAGGAAAATCCAAAGGCCTTTTGGTCTTTCATAAAGAAGATCCGCCAGGAAGATACAGGAGTTGCTGATCTGAAAGTCAACAATAAAATAATCAGTGATGATCTTGGGAAGGCTGAAGCCCTTAGTAACCAGTTTGCAGGAGTATTCACCAAAGAAGACACAAGCCGAATACCATCACTAGGAAGAAGTAGCATCCCTGACATTCCAGATCTCGGATTGGTGAAGAAGGCGTGCTGAAGCAGATTAACAACCTGAAACCAAATAAGGCCCCTGGTCCAGATGGTATACCACCGTGGATTCTCAAAATGTGTGCTGAAGAGATAACCCCTGTTCTCACAGACATCTTTCAACAGTCGGTTGAGGAAGGAACTCTACCCAATCAATGGAGAGAGGCAAATATTTGTGCCATTTTCAAGAAAGGGGCTAGAGACAACCCTGGTAACTACAGAGGCGTATCTCTCACAAGTGTAGTGAGTAAAATTCTGGAGCACATAATACACTCACATGTTATGAAACACCTGGAGAAACACAATATTTTGGTGGACAACCAACATGGTTTCAGAGCCAAGCACTCCACTGTCACTCAACTAGTGTTAACCACTCATGACCTTACTAAAAGTATGGAGAATGATGAGACAGTTCATATGGCCATCTTAGACTTTGCCAAAGCATTTGACAAAGTCCCCATGAGAGACTCCTTGGCAAACTTGATCACCATGGTATCAGAGGATCCCTGCTGAAATGGATTAGACACTTCTTGACTGAAAGATCTCAGAAGGTGGTATGCAACGGCATGGTATCGGCCCCAAGGGAGGTGCTTTCTAGTGTACCTCAGGGTACAGTACTAGGCCCCCTATTGTTCCTGTTATTCATAAATGACCTGCCAAACAACATCAGGAGTACTGCTagattatttgcagatgactgcGTCATATATACATCTGGGAAGACCAGTAGAGAGATGGACATACTGCAGAAAGATTTACACCAGTTGGAAAAGTGGCAAGAGGAATGGGAAATGTCATTCAACCCAGCCAAGTGTTCAGTCATGAAGCTATCAACTAAGAAAGAAGCGCCCGACAGAAGTTACAACTTCTGTGGACAACCGCTGCAAGAGGTAGACTCTCATCCATACCTTGGTGTCGAAATTGATAGCAAGATGAGCTGGAAGGCTCAATACCAGAAGTTGACATCCAAAGCCAACAAAGTTCTTGGTTTCCTCAAGCGTAACTTGTGGTTTTGCCCGAGAGAAATGAAAGAGACAGCTTATAAAACGCTGGTACGTCCAATCCTGGAATACGCTGGTTGCTCTTGGGACCCGTACAAGAAGAAGGACATCGTAGCCATCGAGGCAGTCCAGAGAAAGGCAGCAAGATTCTGTATGAATGACTACAAGCAACTCAGCAGTGTCACAGAAATGACCAGAGTGCTGGGATGGGAAGCGTTACAAGACAGAAGAAAAGACGCCAGACTCCAGCTCATGTATAGGATCATGAATGGGGAAGTTGGAATTAGAGCGGAAGACTATGTCCAACAGGGTGGAACAGCAGGAttgaaaacaagaggaaacagcaGGAAACTCAAAAGGAGCTGATCAGgaaggatgtgcacaaattcagcTACTTCCACAGAACGACGACCGACTGGAATGACCTCGACGAGACGACAGTGACAGCGACGAAGCgggaaatgttcaaaaataaacTTCATTAATTAGCTCTTTTCGCGACGCGACGCCATTAAATGCGCATAGACCTTTGACCGCGAAGTTGGTGAAGTACAGCatgtctggcaatgccgactcaaccagaaccagaaccagaatgtaaacctgtattttagctagagtatctcgagctaacgatcatgtcagaaattaattaatattttgttctgctgggtctgattattcggactaggaaCTCAGCAGTCTTATGATAGTCAATAAATTATAAtttatctatcatgtctattggtcgttatatgactatcatttgaagacgGAGTTCTCATGATACCTCTAATAAActcttccgaggagcagtttcagacaatagctcgggATAATTGGTGTAGAAATCCGGTATAGTCTGCCACATAGAAgtaccatggtaggtattatagaaagAGGTTCCtcagaaaaatcctaatccactcaatagggttaagccgattacgctattcaacgcgagtcatcacttgaatggatttaatcagtgcagtccctctcaaacacggcctttgatgtttatgattgTTATACGACAATATgaatatcgatcatctattttaaaatttaatttaaacagacccccccaggtgacccgtaccggaaatggatggtattagtaggcctacccttttgcatcggtcacatgatcttcgattgcgtcattgtgtttccgagttcaagttgatttacatgtactagcgaaaacctgatcgaattccctcatttccttccaaagttacggtgattttatgtatttttctgatcatgattagtaatactggcgggtgtctgcgggacttttaaaccagtggaaatgatttggaaaggttttccaagactggcaatgttgtttctatgatccgccaagcttggccataaggaatattggcgttataaaattaccggaagtaaattgttttcctttgtttatggtcacgccacaatgctttgtgggtaaaaatgacgtcattctgcttagaagtcgcgataacggtggttcataaccggccaagctcaatatgaagcttagcaaatcgatagtgcaccattcatacctgattgctcagtattTAAACGATCATAGTACAAACGGAACTGGGTTCGTGCATTCTCCTTCTATTAATACCTACCAtggaagtacaaagtaaatagacctcggaaactggaggtatgagaataattatttcggtgcaatgcttctttggcgtgccaactgctgcgcgatttgtgcaccacgctctttacgcatcGCGTCGTGCTCGCTTAaggcatcgacccccgatgccacagatttggtttgtactcctaagtggacagactgtagaaaTGTAGTGAGTTCACACTCTAGCAGGCCTGTCAACTTTTCGGAATTGCCTGGCGTGAGAGGCATATAATGGAGGCGGCCCGGTACCGGGATTTGCAGACTCCTAATATGTTCATTTTGTCCAAAAgcagggggggtaggagcaacaaattattcatgacgatgcgtgagattttactcattttccagtaTTTTGCGTGAAATTTACTACCTAGGCATGAGATTCGacttggcgtgagaaagtgactcaatgcgtgagactcacggccaatgcgtgagagttgacagccctgctctattgtctgtccaattaacttagacacccggtttttatgatttatttcgaaaagttttcactttggcaaaaagtaatGAAAGGAAATTGCTAAACACTgttagacctaacagaaattattagtaaagcgatgaaaaattATTTGtccatgtctacttttattcaattttgaccgacttacagcaagatatctgggtccaggcgAACATTCCTAAtgacttttgatgggataatctatttacaataaggggtgtttgaacattgtaaccaTGCACATTGATCAGTAATACCGCCCTTTTTTTGTCCCTTATCATCGATGTAATATAATGATAGATGCttttttactaattcacaatagaggttgtgcatatatgacatataccgtaaatatggcggactactcaaatgcattcaacaaacgCATGATTGagagttcgtctcacacacataacaaatacactaagatcaaataggttgataacaatatttgattgaatggactgtactgcgccatgattacaccggttcaaatcctttgtttggagccaatcaataatgtcATGAgctttcatgcacaacctctataactcagttggtgcattataacaaatgatagggcaagttactatgcgtctggagtgtattgtggattatactcaccaataacatcagaacattcatagggcatacaatttgtatttattatagaattgggccaagccacaaGCATGCGCAGAAGAAGAATCAAATACCATgtcgaattgttgtaattggttgagggacagctgggatcactgagttaagaCACTAAGAATAAAATATACCATTAAAGAGGAAGCaccgtcagagcagttcttctggggtgaaccaaatctgCCAAGTTATCAAATTAATATCAGTAAAAAGGTTATCCCTGAATTTGActatgctaattgatgcaataacattaaacatcaattagcatctatcaaattcagagataaccttgtcactgattaatttgataaccatgcaggtttggttcaccccagaagaaataGTCTGGTGGGACTTCCTCTttaagaaacactgtctgcaatTTAATtgtgaactgaattatattgaacaaatgtttttggtgaggagtataatttcATCCATTctctatccaaaatcaccatacctacaaatctgtataatgagaccttccaaaataatggtaccgtAGGCCTACCCAGCTTCTACCAGATTCTTttcaaagtgttgagaaaaaccttccaatttcaatagaatttcaggtaaactctcactcattgctttggaaacacaaaaatcctgttaggtctcagcaaatgttaacatttttctttcatgactttctttgaaagtggatatttattcaaataagtaacaaaaactgggtgtctaagttaattcatggaagtaagagacatggaagctggtcgatccaacacctattgaattatttacgtaacattctatagagggtccgtatcaagctattgtgataacaatgtagtcagcgtgtctttgatgtggatcatacttgccgcctttattgccagtttgtttttttacaggtttattattatgagcaaaaatcatgttttttcttgattatgtttcaagtatgttgtttatattcggaaaaaagtgacagagatgttagatttgtaatccataattaggcctacagaaatccaatcaaaatatcgagatcaaccctatacttacagattttcttaatttcaaaatattggaaatcatgcatttacttcTAAACCGTTAATTAGCCGTAAaatttgatatgcgcacttggcacatgcgttacattataaaattaatccgcatctatttgtgtgccggGCTGcctgaaattgctgttgaccagaatgttccagggtcgggcattatttttacattctgcgtaaaataaattgtatttcatttcattttctgttttaaaactgctatctgagagtctagcatatacatttaatcggtaggtttttacataattacatacctttaataaaattgtataaattaaactgatagcattctgatcaTTATGTATAGggatttttataaaatctgtttgtgttcataaaactagccatgcactgcggtaatataacacagcccattgtcaggacttagtacacgacttagtactgctattgatttttaagcgggaactttgattttagacatggtacacgttgaccatgcgttgactcaattgttccccttccacctgtacttcttttgttcagtatcgcggcaagtatgaatatatgaagagctttgtttcaaaaccccttacatccacttgcccatttttgagaacacaacaaaaatcatcaaaaaaatcactgatatatggtggtttgcaacaaaagcagtgtttggcgggatgcttgggtacgatgagcatcccgccaaaaactgcttttgttgaaaaacaccttatatcagtgattattttgatgatttttgctgaaccatgaaatggtatcagcctataagagtgaatgttactagcttacttactagcttacttactaagttactagcttactgactaaccatttggtctgaaatggacatatctctaaatgccacgaaggtatgaccccatgagtggtgtcatatgaaagagaaaaacataaagaatataataaaaatatttacaaacgtcggaggtcatccaggggtcacaggggtcaaaaaaggtcattttaactgaaactgctccgattgagcttaaatttaaatgcaatgatccttgtgacattctaaacatgttttaaacatttaaaaatgtatttaaggtcattaaggggtcataaaggggtcaaaggtcaaggttctcaaaatgctccaattgagctgaaatttaaatgcaatgatccttatgacattctaaacatttaaaaaatattttaagattcattcaaggtcattaaggggtcataaaggggtcaaaggtcaagttttacaaaatgctccgattgagctgaaatttaaacgcaatgatccttatgacattctaaacatgttgaaaatattttaaaattcatttaaggtcattaaggggcaataaaggggtcaaaggtcaagttttcaaaatgcttcaattgacctgAAATCTAAATGCaacgatccttatgacattcttaacatgttttaaatattttaaaattcatttaatgtcattaagggggtcatacagtggtcaaaattcaaattttcaagacgccagcttctcacgatcaaggtatattaaaacggcaattaatgaaacagtcttattaaaattaatactatcctgcacagtattgctgcttgatcagatcgtcacattcatccgcctaacttacctcgtgcccttgcaaagggcacagttgctctagtttattttatattctttacttttcctctttcattatcACCACTGGGTGGTCATACCtttgtagcatttcgagattatgtccattacagactccgggtgacagtggtattggcctaccacaatatactgccaaagccacatggttcagctatggtgcggttatcgctctagtttgatgtgttctcaaaattgggaaagaggatgtaaggggttttgaaacaaagctcttcatatgatactcactttgatgtagtatttgaccagcttccatgtctcttacttccatggttaattggacagacagtagtcAAGTTGCTAATAAAACACACAATTGTTGGCTATTTCTAAAAAGCTAAATTTTATACTGTCGCTTAATTGTAATAAAGCAAAATGGCCTTTCTTGATCATGttgtaattttttggtgatttataaaacAAATTGTGATCAACTGCAATCGATCCAAGCCCTTGGTTTTATGTTCAGGGAAAAAAATTGCAGTATTCTGATTCACGCATATGATATGTCATCTATAGCGCAAATCAATTTGGTTGTTTGTGTCCAAATCGTGCCCCTGATGTGAATGGGATGGAGAATCTATTGTTTTGGGGACAGGCTAGAAAATGCCCATATGTACATTGCAGGATTTGCAGTGCTTCAAGCAGCCCTATATTTCCTATTTTTCCTATATTTTTGAAGTCTTCCTATATTGTTATAAAATGCTGTAGGGCCAGGCCCCTATATtcctatatttttttccaaatttaggaAATTAACACCTTTTTTCACTTACACTAGTGCATTTAATTGAAAATATCTGCGTGCTTTATGCACAGTTGTATAAATTGTCAGCAAGTCGACAGTAAAATATACAGGCCTCTATTACACTAGTGCATTTAATTGAAAATATCTGCGTGCTTTACAGGGACGTGCCCAGAAACCGGGCCCCTGGGGGGCTGAAGTCTGAACGCAAAATGTTTAAAGGTGTAACATAAGCGCGTAGCGGCGCAGTCAAAGTCtcaatgaaggcatttggtgcaacatttttacattattattggtTATTTTGGAGCATAGGCCTTTTAtatgcatctatttataggatttttgaccgaaaatctgACCGAAAAAGTGGTTATAAAATGCGTTCACATTTCATTCAAAATTTGTGAAGGCCTATGGATCCACTTTTGGGGCACTTTTTTCTCCCCTTTTGATTTCAGGGGGCACTACGCCCCCtgcccccactggctatgccactctcactcactctccctccctctctcttccttctctctctttttctctttttttttctaagaCCCGGGGGGCTAAAGCCCCCCTTGGGCACGTGCCTGCTTTATGCACAGTTGTCATAAATTGTCAGCAAGTCGACAGTAAAATATACAGGCCTCTATTTTTGGCCCAACATTTGggcaaaataataattttagacACATACCAGCCCAAAATGATGCACACATGATcatgtataaattatattatCTTTGGGACTTTCCTCTCAACAATAGTAATTAACTTGTCACTATTGACTTTCGTTGTCCTTCTGAACAGGTTCAATTTTTGGAGTTAGCATCTCAAGATGGACCGTGGGCATCCATCATATACATCTCATTTGGCTGCTCAGCTCTACCAACTCAGACAAGAAAACTGCTTGTGTGATGTCACCATCATTGTGGACAACAACCGATTCCCAGCTCACAAAGCTGTGTTAAGCGCAAGCAGTAGCTACTTCAAGAGTATGTTCACCTCTGGATTTCAAGAAAGCAAGAGTTCAGAGGTCACTCTCCATGTAGAAGGGTCAGCCGAAAGTTTCAAGCAGATACTAGAATTTGTATACATTGGCTACTTCAAGTTGTCCACAACCAACGTATGCGATATCTTTAGAATGGTGTGTTACATGGACTTCACACCGGCAATCGATGTATGCAATGACTACATCCAAGACGTGATCAAAAGTGTGAGTGCAGAAGATGGCTATGAGATGTACCTCCTGGCAAAATCCCGCCCAGACTTGGCCAAACTTGCAAAAAAGCTTCGAATGCGCCTGGTGAAAAATTTTGGCTGGCTTGTAAAAATGGAGTATTTTTCACAAGTTAGCAAGGAGTTTCTAGAGATGTGTTTGACTTCAAAAGAAATTGAATTTGATTCATCAACAGAGGAGGAGGTTAGTAAGtattgtaaaagtggaaatttttgcgctacatttattaagtattcataacctcatgaataaagACAATGTATGggatccaatcatatttttatCCCCCTGGCTTTAGCCATGGACCGGAGGAGGATCTTGCGATAGTGTATTCCTTCTGTGTGTGTGTGCAATCGCTTTTAATCAATGACACAAACACGCAATTTACATTCCAACAGCAGACCACTCGGCAATGAGAGACCATCCTTGGTTAgtggaggtctgcaaacgaccgcaATTGCATGGATAAGTgtgttgtaaagtgtgctgaggcttgtggatcaacttcTAGGCGTTGTGCCAAAGCGTACTAAGTGTAGCACTCTATAAATtctttttttataacatttgcaaaatacgcCTCTATCATTATTTAAGAGATGACGTCCGCAGTTACTAGGTTAAATTCCATAACCacaaaaatgcacacaaaaaattGGCAGAATAAGTCCTTGGTATGTCAATTGAGTATGGATTCGGACGTCcacgtttgcatagtcctaaacagcATCCACGTTTGACGGGAAttgcatgtaggggtgtgtgtatgtatgtaggggTGCGTAGGTGTTTGCCAGCAATCAAGGACACACTCTCACACTTCACATTCAAACCGCGGACCACTCTGCAATGGGGGAACATCCTCGATTTCTTgaggtctgcaaacgaccgcaAATGGATGTATAATGCACTTCTGAAATACGAcctttatagaggccctgcattcttttatcgattggctccaaacaaaggatttgaaccggtgaccTTCATGGCGGAGTGCAatctattcaatcaaatgttgttatcaacatatttgatcatagtgcagggttatgtgtgtgagacgaactgtcacagtagattgcactcatgcttttgttgaattcaTTTGAGTAATCCGCCATATTTACTATTGTTATACGAGATATAAACATCCGcagttgctaggttaaattccataTACCGTcgaaaaaatacacaaacaaaatggcagaAAACATCCTCGGTATGTCAATTGAGTACGGATTCAGGCGACCACGTTTGCATAGTCTCGATTTCGAGGTGATTACATCGGGGTGTGTATATAAATGTGTATGTTACATTTTGGTTAGGTTTtgcttttttgcaatattttcctattgcattgtaattttgaacgttgataggtgCAAGTGCATCAAGCTGCTCGGTGATGGGGGGAAAGTGCGGGAGCACAATATTGGGTCATAGACAGGTCAAAATGTGAGAATTTGTGCTTTATTAAAAGGttggaggcatttcgtgttaaaagtggttaaacaagctttttaagataattcgagggtgctgaatacgaaaatgctgtttaaccggttcagttgtggagtcttagccctcaaaataaaaaaaacaaaatggccgccattttcaacatatttttgataataacttgaattttaaacaacataggaggttaaaaatggtggcaatatccatgtttatgatacagaggaacccaaattgattgttactgaagttttAACTGGTATGGTTTTGCTGCCTtgttgaattttcaaaatggccgccattttcatcaagtttctgcattttctgctataacttggatagtaggcaacgTAGAAGTTTATAAATGATGacagtacccatgtttttaatactaaggattccaaattatctgttacctactatctgttgtaactagttagggttgctaccatctagaattccaagatggccgccattcattAGGTAATTTCTGGGGTGtgtttcagaaaaacaaaattgtcatcgtTTTCATAAGGGCAGATTACTTTCTCTGGCcaaatgcacttttaatttctttagaacaaaaacagtgatattgaattagttttccaagtgcattttaaaaggttaaagatttcaaaatggccgctttttagctactaggcctatactttacacCGTACAACTCTTAAAACTGGTAACATTGGCACTTGATTTTACTTTCGGCTAATTGTTCCCGTTAGGATCTTTCAACTATTTGATTCTTTATATTTGACCTTTCACTTCGTAGTACAGTGATTCCAAACTCTGATTAATGGCT
Above is a genomic segment from Amphiura filiformis chromosome 17, Afil_fr2py, whole genome shotgun sequence containing:
- the LOC140137151 gene encoding uncharacterized protein, coding for MIHELKPDFIHGTETWLDSSIENAEFLPDGYALHRRDRSSGTDRHGGVFFAYRKDLPVNRRQELETNSEMLWCQLDIQGRRPILFGTLYKPKHDDIETVEDLAVMLENINNHSKLKDVVIQGDLNQPNIDWVNKTVIVNHPASKTTAERLLQTVQEHGLEQVVDKPTRLNSILDLVLTNNSSFIKNVEVIPGLSDHEAVLSVLNGFAQVKKKPPHKIYLKRKADVEKIKQDMKIFGDSFRNEANLTVQEKWDMFDSKIKQVMEENVPTKMSSNRRNLPWFTRTHRRMSRKKGRMYSKAKRTGDQKDWEEYKEFCRTVKRELNHAKREYVMGKLTLSMEENPKAFWSFIKKIRQEDTGVADLKVNNKIISDDLGKAEALSNQFAGVFTKEDTSRIPSLGRSSIPDIPDLGLVKKAC